In Novosphingobium kaempferiae, the DNA window CCCGCAGCACGCATTTCACGACAGGACATACCGCCATGGGCATCTTCTCCCGCACCCGCGACATCATCGCCGCCAACTTCAACGACCTGCTCGACAAGGCGGAAGACCCGGCCAAGATGATCCGCCTCATCATCCTCGAAATGGAGGAGACGCTGGTCGAGGTGCGCACCAGCTCTGCCCGCACCATCGCGGACCAGAAGGAACTGCGCCGCCACGTCGGCAAGCTGGAGAAGCTCCAGGCCGACTGGGCCGACAAGGCGCAGCTGGCGCTGTCCAAGGACCGCGAGGATCTGGCGCGCGCCGCCCTGCTGGAGCGCAAGAAGGCCGCCGACATGGGCGAGCAGCTTTCCGCCGAGATCCTGGTGCTTGACGACGCCCTGCGCGCCTACGAGGCCGACATCGAGAAGCTGCAGACCCGCCTTCGCGAAGCCCGCAGCCGCCAGTCATCCATCGCGGCGCGCTTGCAGAGCGCGGAAAACAGGGTCAAACTGCGCACGCTCCTGTCGAACGAGCGCGTGGACGAGGCCATGGCCCGGTTCGACCAGCTTGAGCGCCGCGTCGACTACGCGGAAGGCCGCGCCGAGGCCATGAGCCTTTCGGACCGCCGCCAGCCGACGCTCGCCGAGGAAATCGCGGCGTTGGCCGATGGCGACTCGATCGACGCGGAACTCGCCGAGATGAAGCGGCAGATGAACAAGCCGGCCGATCAGTAAGACATTCGAGGGAAGGGAAAACAGGCAATGTCTCGCGGACAATTCTATCTCGACAAGTCGAACGCCAAGCTGATGGGCGTCTGCGCCGGGATCGCCGACTATACCGAGATCGACGCCTTCTGGGTGCGGCTCGCGGCGGTGATGCTGCTGATCTTCGTCTCGCCGGTGGTCATCCCGATCTACCTTGCGATCGCATTCCTCGCGGACAAGAAGCCGATGGGCCTCTATTCCGAGGAAGAGGAAATGCGCCTGCTGCGCCGCATGGAGCGTCGCCGCGCGCGCAAGGGGCTGAACTTCGCCCCGCGCGGCACGTCGAGCCACCTGCGCTCCGACCTGTCCGACATGGACCGCCGGATCGCGGACATGGAAGCGCACTATTCCAACAGCAACTCGCGCCTCGCGGCCGAGATCGACTCGCTGCGCTGAAACGCGGCTTTTCCGGGGACATAGGGGACACGTCATGGATGCAGGTATCGTCGCGCTGCTGATTCCGCTTGCGCCGTTCATCGTCGGCGGCTTCGCGATCTGGACCAGGCACCAGCGCCGCATGGCAGAGCTGCAGGTGCAGGCCACCGCCGAGAAGGCCGCGCAATACGCCTCGCACAGCCGCGAACTGGAAGAGCGCGTGCGGGTGTTGGAACGCATCATCACCGATGGCGGCTACGACACCGCCCTCCAGATCGAGGCGCTGCGCGACACGCGCGGGGTCGAGGCGGCACGCGCCTCCGAACCCAAGATCAACTGAGGAGACGGACGATGAATTGGGGTGGACCCGAGTTCGTACTCGTCATCATCGCCATCTGCAGCGGCGGCTGGGTGTTCAACAACTGGATACGCGCGCGCCACGGCTACGCGCTGGAGGATGAGTGGGGCGGCAAGACCGAGCGGCCCGACCATTCCGCCGCCGCCCGGCTGGCCGAGGAGAACGCCCAGCTTCGCGCCCGCCTCGAAGCGCTGGAAGGCCGCACGGCCACGCTGGAAACCATCGTCACCGACAGCGGCTACAGCACCGCCGCACAGATCGAGAACCTGCGCGACGGGCGTCCGATCGCGATCAACGGAAAGGTCGGC includes these proteins:
- the pspA gene encoding phage shock protein PspA is translated as MSRLDAEIEVLQNPGHIPGTNRAYRFDAASTGQTRSTHFTTGHTAMGIFSRTRDIIAANFNDLLDKAEDPAKMIRLIILEMEETLVEVRTSSARTIADQKELRRHVGKLEKLQADWADKAQLALSKDREDLARAALLERKKAADMGEQLSAEILVLDDALRAYEADIEKLQTRLREARSRQSSIAARLQSAENRVKLRTLLSNERVDEAMARFDQLERRVDYAEGRAEAMSLSDRRQPTLAEEIAALADGDSIDAELAEMKRQMNKPADQ
- a CDS encoding PspC domain-containing protein, encoding MSRGQFYLDKSNAKLMGVCAGIADYTEIDAFWVRLAAVMLLIFVSPVVIPIYLAIAFLADKKPMGLYSEEEEMRLLRRMERRRARKGLNFAPRGTSSHLRSDLSDMDRRIADMEAHYSNSNSRLAAEIDSLR